One genomic window of Salvia miltiorrhiza cultivar Shanhuang (shh) chromosome 4, IMPLAD_Smil_shh, whole genome shotgun sequence includes the following:
- the LOC131023569 gene encoding uncharacterized protein LOC131023569 — protein MWLLVSESRSGVPLASYMSHRAPKSFATSARPPRRMRVFREGAQDEGEKGLKRNIGEEEFKRGRGRAAGPRRKKEGCKPRSANRGGRGRATGVENRGRGGSVAGGRESAVRRRNKREGHEPRSANRGGKKRQRRRKSWRKREGRGAAEEEGGPRA, from the coding sequence ATGTGGCTTCTAGTTTCGGAGTCCAGATCTGGTGTGCCTCTCGCTTCATACATGAGCCACAGAGCACCCAAATCCTTCGCTACTTCCGCTAGGCCGCCACGCCGGATGAGGGTTTTCAGGGAGGGCGCACAGGATGAAGGAGAGAAGGGTTTGAAGAGGAACATAGGAGAAGAAGAATTTAAGAGAGGGAGAGGAAGGGCCGCAGGGCCGCGGAGGAAGAAAGAAGGCTGCAAGCCTAGATCTGCAAATCGTGGAGGAAGAGGGAGGGCGACGGGCGTCGAAAATCGTGGAAGAGGAGGGAGTGTGGCGGGAGGAAGAGAGAGTGCGGTGAGGCGGCGAAATAAGAGGGAGGGCCACGAGCCTAGATCTGCAAATCGTGGAGGAAAAaagaggcagcggcggcggaaATCATGGAGGAAAAGGGAGGGCCGCGGGGCGGCGGAGGAAGAGGGAGGGCCACGGGCCTAG